The genomic stretch ATTCCCTCGCCGCCGCCGGTGTACAACTTCGCCGTGATCCCCATCGTGCATTCGCGCATGCCCCTGTGGGAGGGCGACGCGGCCAAGTCCAGCGGAATTCCGCATGGACGGGTGGAGGAAGAGACGGAGCAGGTGACGCTGATGGGACGCAAGGTGGGCGAGGTGGCCGATCCGGAATCGGACGTGAACGTGATGTCGCCGCACCAGGACATCCACCTGCCGCCCCCGTCGTACTGGCCCATCGTGCTGGCGGCCGGTATTTCGATGATCTTCATCGGCCTGCTGTTCCGCAACGTGGGCGGCGCGGCGCACAATCTGTGGTTCATGACGCCCGCGGGCGCGCTGCTGACGGTGGTGGCCATCTACGCCTGGGCCTTCGAGCCGGGGCACAGCCACGAGCACTGAACAGAAAGTGCCCCGTTCCCGGTGCCAGAGTGTCCGGCACCGGGTACCGGGCACTGAGCACCGGGAACAGCTTCTACGCCGTCGCTCTTTCTTGAACATCGGACGATGAACCAAACTCACGCGCTGGATCACGCGCATCCGGCCCACCTGGACACCAGCACCGGGCTGGACAACCGCAAGCTCGCCTTCTGGGGCTTCATCGGCTCGGAGTGCCTGCTGTTCGGCTCGCTGATCGCCACGTACATGGCGTACAAGGGCAACAGCATCGCCGGGCCCACGCCGCACGGCGACTGCTGGAAGGGCGTGCCCTGCGTAAACCCGGGGCACGGCATCTTCAACCTGCCGCTCACCACCGCCAGCACGTTCATTCTGCTGGTGAGTTCGGTGTTCATGGTGCTGGCGCTGAACTACACGCAGCGCGGCGAGCGGATGAAGAGCGCGCTCTGGCTGTTCATGACGGCCTTTGGCGGCAGCATCTTCCTGGGGTGCCAGGTCTACGAGTTCACGCACTTCTACCACGAGGGGCTCACGCTGGGCACCAGCCTGTTCAGCAGCAGCTTCTACCTGCTCACGGGCTTTCACGGCGCCCACGTCACCGCCGGCGTGCTGTACCTGATGACGCTGGCGTGGATGGCCTACCGCGGACGCATCGGGCCGGAAAAGGCGCTCAACGTGGAGCTGGCCGGCCTGTACTGGCACTTCGTGGACGTAATCTGGATCGTGATCTTCCCCCTCGTGTACCTGATCAAGTAAGCGAGCCGATGAGCAGCGAAACGCACGAGATGGCACACGGGGCGCACGCGCATCCCACCAACCGCTTCTACCTCATCATCGGCCTGATTCTGCTGGTGCTGACGGGGCTGGAGGTGCTGGGGTACATGGGTGAAACCAGCGGCGCGCTCAGCAGCGGCATGTCCGCCATCATCATCCTGGTGCTGTCGGCCGCCAAGTTCATTCTGGTGGTCGCGTACTACATGCACCTCAAGTTCGATCACAAGCTGTTCACCGGGGTATTCCTGTTTCCGGCGGCGCTCGCGATCCTGGTGATCGGCAGCATGATCATGCTGTTCCACATTCTGCACGGAACGGCGACCCGCTACCCGGGTCACGGAACGCTGACCAACAACGAGTCGGTGCACGGGCCGGCCACGGCGCCGCGGGAAAATCCCGGCGCGCCCACCACGCCCAGCACGGGTGAGGCGTCGCCGACGCCGCACTGACCTCACCGCGGTACGAGGTTCTGCAATGCAGTCTGCGGTTCTGGGTCTCGCCCTGCTTCACGGGGGCGAGACCTTTTCCTGGAGTGAATGGAAGGTCTACCCCAGCTTCATGGCGGGGTGGCTGCTCCTGGGCGGCGCCTACTTTCTGGCCATCGGGCCGTTGCGGCACCGCTTCGCGGGGGCGTCGCCGGTGTCGGCCAGGAAGGTGGCCTCGTTCACGGCCGGCCTGCTGATGATGTTCGCCTCGCTGCAGGGCCCGCTGCACGAGCTGAGCGACTACTTTCTCTTCAGCGCGCACATGGTTCAGCACTTGGTGCTGATTCTGATGATGCCGCCCTTTCTGCTGTACGGCACCCCCGACTGGATGCTGCGCCCGCTGGTGCGCCGCCGGTGGGGATACTTGGCCGCGCGGGCCATCACCTTTCCGCTGATCGCCTTTGCGCTCAACAACATCATCTTTCTGGCGTGGCACTTTCCCGGTCCGTACGACCTGATGATGCGCAACCACAACGTTCACATCACCATGCACCTGATGATCATGGTGACGGGGACGATCATGTGGTGGCCCGTCATGAGCCCGCTGCCGGAGCTTCCGCGCGTGGCGCCGGTGCTTCAGATGGTGTACCTGTTCCTGGTGGGGATTCCCATGATGGTCTCCGCCGCGCTGATCACGTTTTCGCAGAGCGAGCTGTACAGCTGGTACGTGGAGGCGCCGCGGCTGATTTCGTCGCTGTCGGCGCTGGAAGACCAGCGGCTGGGCGGGGTGATCATGTGGGTGCCGGGGGGGCTTACGCTCTGGCTGGCCATCACCGCCGTGTACTTTCGCTGGACCAACCGCGAGCGCATCGAGGACGAGGCCGTCACCCTGTCGCAGCCGCGCGTGAACCGCGCCGGCCTGGTGGTGCCGCCCGTGACCGGCGTCCGCTGAAACGTTCGATCGTGACGATGACCGCCGCCGCCCGGCTCTGTGCCGGGCGGCGGCTTTTTCATGCGCGCCACCCGAACGCCGTGTCTCGGGCGGACCGTCCTGCGGCCGTGCCTGACGAACCTGGGTATTTGTGATGAACGATCGTGTGATGCCGATGCCCGGCAACGGCGACAGTGTGTGGGCGGGGATGGGCGACTACACCCTGATCGGCCCGGACGGCCGCCACGAGGTGTCGCTGCGGTACGCGGGCGAGCCGCCGCACGGCGATAGCTGCCACGAGCTGCGCGCGGACGGCGTGCTCCTCCCCGGCCTGGCGTGGGGGTGCAACTTCGCCTTTACGCCGGACGGGCGGTATTTCGCCGCAAGCTGGATAGCCGAGCGGTACGAGCGCAGGACGATCATCATCGATCTGGATGAGCGGCGCTACCTGGTGCTCCCCATCTACATCTACGACTTCCGCTTTGTCTGGCCGACGCTCGCCGGTGCTGGCGACCACCAGCAGCTGCGCTACGACTTCCACGGCCGGGAGCGCTGGACGCCGTACTCCTGATCGTATCGCGGACCGTCGGCCTGCGGGCTGGCCCTGCCCGGCCCGCCGCATCCGAGGGCAGGACCACGGTAGACAATCGAAAGCCACCCGCCGGCATCGGGGTGGTTTTTCGTCATGTCGGGAAACGGGTCCGCACGGTGGCGGCTCGCGGTATTTGATGTGCGGAGCGAACAGTTTATCTTGTTCTCCTGACGGAGTGGACAACGCCGCATGACGGGACGGACATGCCGGCTGGTTCACCCGCACCGTCCGCGATCGCGTGCGAGCGGCAAGCGCGGCCCCACCTCGCGCGCTCAGCCGTGACGATTCCACCCGCTCGGTGGACATCCCGACCGTCAAATCTGCGACCTAACCCCGAGGAGATCATGTCCGAGGCGCATGCAAGCACCAATGACAGTGTCCAGGCCGAGCTTGATTGGCAGGCCCGCCGGAAGAAGTGGGAGGAGGCGGGAGTTGTCGTGCCGGTGCGGACTACTGGAGTCAAGATCGACTGGGAGGCTCTGCGTTTTCTCCCGTTCACCGAACAGGAGGTGAGCCGCATGCTCGTGGAACTGCGCCGTTCGGGACGCCTGTGAAGCTGTATTTTCTGGATTCGTCAGCGATCGTCCGCCTGTACGTGGTTGAGCCGGGCTGGTCGACGGTTCGGGAACTCGTGCGTGGCGCAGCCGCCGATCCTCCGCGAGCACGCATCTGTGCATGTGACCTCGCGCTCCCGGAGACCATCTCGGCGCTTCAGCAGATCTCCACGGGGCCGAACGCCGGCCGGAGAGGACTCAGTCCGGCCGCGTACCGTCGCACGCTGCCGCTGGTACGCGCACAGATGCTGGAAACCGAGGCAGCCGTGAGCATCACGGCAAGCAGCTGCATCCCGCTTGCGGCCGATGTGGTCGACAGGCGAAAGGTCCGGGGCGCGGATGCCGTCCACATCGCCGCTGCGCTGACCGCACGTGAGACGATGGGCACCGGATTGCCTTTCGTGTTCGTGAGCGGGGATGCACGGCAGTGCCGCGCGGCTGAAGAGGAGGGCCTGCCCGTGTGCAGATCTGAACAGGAGAGCCGCTCGCGGAGAGGGTGTAGCGGTCCGGGACCCCAAACCGTGTCAGCACGTTGGCTGCTCGCGGTATCTGGTGTCCAGATAGCCTGGTTCGTCGTAGTCGGGATCGCTGGCGGTAAGGACGCGTTCCTCACCGCCCAGGAATGGAATGCAAAACCCGGGAGATTCGAATGTCCAAGAAGAAGGTGGGTTCAGCGCCTGATCCGGTGAAGCCGGAGCCGCATCCGGACGACGTGGCGTTTCAGCGCTGCATGGCGGAGCGTGGCGTCACGATCCGTATTCCCAATCCGGCTCCCGACTGGGAGTTGCCGGAGCCAATCCACGTAGAGGGGGAATTGGCCAGTGAAGCACTCATCCGGCTCCGGCGGGCAACCCGTCTGTGAAACGATATTTTCTGGACTCTTCCGCCATCGTAAAACTCTACGTGGTAGAACCGGGCTCTCAGACCGTCCGCGATCTGTTCCGGAACTCGGCTCAGGTTTCCACGAGAGACCGCGTACTCGTTTGCGATCTGGCGTTGCCGGAAACCGTTTCCGCGCTGCAGCAGATCGCACGTGGTCCGTCTGCCGCACGCAAGGGACTTAGCGTGTCGGCCCTACGGCGGACGCTGCCTCGCGTTCAAGCCGACTTCAACGGCGCGATCCCGATCCACATGAATGCCGTATCCGAATGCATGCGTGAGGCGGTCCCGATCATCGAGCGGCAGCAGCTTCGTCCTGGTGATGCGCTCCACGTCGCGTCGGCGTTGCTCGTCCAGCAGAACATCCCCGCAGAGGATGAACTCACGTTCGTAAGCGCGGACCAGAAGCACTGCGACGCTGCACGCAGGGAGGGTTTACGCGTTCTTGCTCTGCCGGGGGCGTGAACGGCAGAGCATACGTAGAACGCCGCGCGACGGAGAGTCGCGCGGCGTTGAATCCGATTCAGCTTGGCGTAACCGGAGTCGTCAGGCGGGGAAGCGCTGGCGCGCCGCCTCCAGCTGCTCCGGGCGGCCGATGTCCAGCCAGGCGCAGCCATCCACGCGGTAGGGCATGATCCGCTCGCCCGCGGCCGCAAGCCGCAGGTACGGCTCCAGGATGCTGAACGCGCCGGTCTCCGTCAGCAGGTCCAGAAAGCGCGGGGAAAGCACGTGCACGCCCGCGAACGGGAGCGCGGTCACGGCGCCGCGGGCCGGGCGCACGCGCAGGTCCACGCCCTTGCTCTCATCCACGCGCCCCAGAAGTCCGTCCTCGTCAAAGAGCAGCTTGCGGGCGGAGGGCCGGTCCAGCACCGCCACCGTCACCAGCGGATCGCCCGCCGCGTGGTGCGCGGCGAGCAGGTCGTCCAGCGACAGGTCGGTGGCGATGTCGGCGTTGTGCAGAAAGAACGGCCCGTCGCGGCGAAACAGGGGACGCGCTGCCAGCAGCGCGCCGCCGGTTTCCAGCGGCCCCGGGTCCTCGCGCGAAAACACGGCCTCCACGCCAAAGCCGTCGTGCGCGCGGACGTAGTCCTCGATCTGCTCGGCCAGGTACGCGGTGTTGATGATGAGCCGGTCCGCGCCGGCGGCGATCAGGCGGCGGGCGACGCGCTCCAGCATGGGCACGCCGCCGACCTCGATCATCGCCTTGGGCGTGTGGTCCGTCAGCGGGCGCAGGCGCGTGCCCAGCCCCGCCGCCAGGATCATGGCGTCCATCAGCCGCGCTCCTGCGCGCCGGCGGCGGCGCCGGCCATCTGCGCCATCGCCAGCTCCCGGTCCGGCCAGTGGTCCTGCTCGCGGTGCGTAACCACCACGTGCACCGAGGGATAGTTGGCGCGCAGGTAAGCGGCCAGCCGCTCGGAAAAATACACTGAGCGGTGCTGCCCGCCGGTGCACCCGAAGTTGACGCTCAGCGAACTGAAGCCGCGCGTAAGCCACACGCCCACGTGGTGCTCGGCCAGGCCGCGCACGTGCATCCAGAAATCCTCCACTTCCGGCAGGCTTTCCAGAAAGTCCTTCACGGGCTCGTCGCAGCCGCACAGGCTGGCGTATTCCGTGTAGCGTCCCGGGTTGTGCACTGCGCGGCAGTCGAACACGAAGCCGCCGCCGTGGCCGCCCGCATCGTCCGGGTAGCCGCGCTTGAAGCTGAAGCTGCCGGTGTACACGGTCAGCCCGGGCTGTGGCGTGGGCTGCTTCTTTCGCAGCGTGGTGCTGCCGCAGATCGTCTCCAGCACGGCGCGAAGCTCCGGCAACTCCACCGGCACGAAGCCCGTTTCCAGCAGCCGTTCCACGTTGCGGATGGCCTGCGGCACGCTCTGCAGAAAGCGCGGCTTGCGCTCAAAGAAGCCGCGGTAGCCGTACGCGCCCATTGCCTGGAGGATGCGCACCAGCGTGTATCCGCGCAGGTGCTGGCGAAAGCGCTCGCGGTCCACCGGCATCCGCTTTTCCAGCTGCTCCAGGTAGTGCTCCAGCAGTTCCTCGCGCAGCGGCTCCGTCAAGCCCACCTTGGGGTCGTACAGCAGCGAGGCCACGTCGTACTGCAGCGCGCCGCGGCGGCCGCCCTGGTAGTCGATGAACCAGGGCTCGCCATCGCGCACCATCACGTTGCGCGACTGGAAGTCGCGATACAGAAAGTGCCGCGTGTCGGCGCCCAGCAGGAAGGTGGCGAAGCGGCGGAAATCCTTTTCCAGCCGCGCCTCGTTAAACGGAATGTGCGCCAGCTTCAGAAAGTGGTACTTGAAGTAGTTCAGGTCCCACAGAATGGATTGCCGGTCGAACGCCGCGCGCGGGTACGCCACGGAGTAGTCCACCGCCTGCCCGCCCTCCACCTGAAACTGCGGCAGGATCTCCAGGATGCGCCGGTAGACGGGGAGCATGGCGGCGGGGAAGTCCGCGTCCGGATCGGCCTGGCGGGCCTGGCTCACGGCGTCGAACAGCGTCGTTTCGCCCAGGTCCTCCTCGATGTACACGCCGGCCTTCTTGTCGACCGCGTACACCTCGGGGACGGGAAGGCCGATGCCGCGGAACGCGCGCGAAAACGCCAGAAACGCGCGGTTCTCG from Longimicrobium terrae encodes the following:
- a CDS encoding cytochrome C oxidase subunit IV family protein; the protein is MSSETHEMAHGAHAHPTNRFYLIIGLILLVLTGLEVLGYMGETSGALSSGMSAIIILVLSAAKFILVVAYYMHLKFDHKLFTGVFLFPAALAILVIGSMIMLFHILHGTATRYPGHGTLTNNESVHGPATAPRENPGAPTTPSTGEASPTPH
- a CDS encoding PIN domain-containing protein, with translation MKRYFLDSSAIVKLYVVEPGSQTVRDLFRNSAQVSTRDRVLVCDLALPETVSALQQIARGPSAARKGLSVSALRRTLPRVQADFNGAIPIHMNAVSECMREAVPIIERQQLRPGDALHVASALLVQQNIPAEDELTFVSADQKHCDAARREGLRVLALPGA
- a CDS encoding nucleotidyltransferase family protein, coding for MDAMILAAGLGTRLRPLTDHTPKAMIEVGGVPMLERVARRLIAAGADRLIINTAYLAEQIEDYVRAHDGFGVEAVFSREDPGPLETGGALLAARPLFRRDGPFFLHNADIATDLSLDDLLAAHHAAGDPLVTVAVLDRPSARKLLFDEDGLLGRVDESKGVDLRVRPARGAVTALPFAGVHVLSPRFLDLLTETGAFSILEPYLRLAAAGERIMPYRVDGCAWLDIGRPEQLEAARQRFPA
- a CDS encoding cytochrome c oxidase subunit 3 codes for the protein MNQTHALDHAHPAHLDTSTGLDNRKLAFWGFIGSECLLFGSLIATYMAYKGNSIAGPTPHGDCWKGVPCVNPGHGIFNLPLTTASTFILLVSSVFMVLALNYTQRGERMKSALWLFMTAFGGSIFLGCQVYEFTHFYHEGLTLGTSLFSSSFYLLTGFHGAHVTAGVLYLMTLAWMAYRGRIGPEKALNVELAGLYWHFVDVIWIVIFPLVYLIK
- a CDS encoding cytochrome c oxidase assembly protein, translating into MQSAVLGLALLHGGETFSWSEWKVYPSFMAGWLLLGGAYFLAIGPLRHRFAGASPVSARKVASFTAGLLMMFASLQGPLHELSDYFLFSAHMVQHLVLILMMPPFLLYGTPDWMLRPLVRRRWGYLAARAITFPLIAFALNNIIFLAWHFPGPYDLMMRNHNVHITMHLMIMVTGTIMWWPVMSPLPELPRVAPVLQMVYLFLVGIPMMVSAALITFSQSELYSWYVEAPRLISSLSALEDQRLGGVIMWVPGGLTLWLAITAVYFRWTNRERIEDEAVTLSQPRVNRAGLVVPPVTGVR
- a CDS encoding PIN domain-containing protein, with protein sequence MKLYFLDSSAIVRLYVVEPGWSTVRELVRGAAADPPRARICACDLALPETISALQQISTGPNAGRRGLSPAAYRRTLPLVRAQMLETEAAVSITASSCIPLAADVVDRRKVRGADAVHIAAALTARETMGTGLPFVFVSGDARQCRAAEEEGLPVCRSEQESRSRRGCSGPGPQTVSARWLLAVSGVQIAWFVVVGIAGGKDAFLTAQEWNAKPGRFECPRRRWVQRLIR
- a CDS encoding phosphotransferase; this encodes MDKTFRRLFKQHFGAPPVSILEIAGDGSARKMVRLVGENMETAVGVVGPDPDENRAFLAFSRAFRGIGLPVPEVYAVDKKAGVYIEEDLGETTLFDAVSQARQADPDADFPAAMLPVYRRILEILPQFQVEGGQAVDYSVAYPRAAFDRQSILWDLNYFKYHFLKLAHIPFNEARLEKDFRRFATFLLGADTRHFLYRDFQSRNVMVRDGEPWFIDYQGGRRGALQYDVASLLYDPKVGLTEPLREELLEHYLEQLEKRMPVDRERFRQHLRGYTLVRILQAMGAYGYRGFFERKPRFLQSVPQAIRNVERLLETGFVPVELPELRAVLETICGSTTLRKKQPTPQPGLTVYTGSFSFKRGYPDDAGGHGGGFVFDCRAVHNPGRYTEYASLCGCDEPVKDFLESLPEVEDFWMHVRGLAEHHVGVWLTRGFSSLSVNFGCTGGQHRSVYFSERLAAYLRANYPSVHVVVTHREQDHWPDRELAMAQMAGAAAGAQERG